Within the Neorhodopirellula lusitana genome, the region AGATACTCGGTCCCGATAAACCCGACGCCCAACAACACCGACAAGACAGCCAAAGCCAAGCGAGGCCGGAACACGACGGCCGAACGCGGCAAGCCGTCGTCAACGACCAACTCGTCCGCGCCGCCAGCCGCCGAACTTGGCCTCGATGACTGCTGTCCCGCTGACGGTTTTGCTAGCGAACGACCAGGCCGCCGTTTTGGCTTGCGACGTGGGATCGCTGCCTGTTTCATCGATCGCAACACCGACGCCGGCTGTCCCGAGTTGGACTGGGTCGACTTTGGTTTTTGCGATCGCTGTTGCTGCGGCCTCAATTGGCGAACCGCGGCCTGCCTCATCGATCGCCGCTGGATCCGCCAAATCACCCAACCGTAGCCGGCCAAAACCGCGATCGTAAACAGAAGGTAGTCCAGGCGGTATTCGTACCATGCTCGCAAAAACATATTGCCGATTCGATCCCTTATCAGTGCAGGCTAACATCGTCACTGCACGGGCTGAATCGAACCGACCTTGCGATACGTCAAACACCCCAGAACCCCGACTCGGCCGAGGCGAGCGATCCGCCCGCCCCATCCACCGACATCCACTCGACCATGTCAAACAAGTCAAAAACCGTTCAGCCTGAACGCCTCTGGACCGCGATTCCTCAACCTCGTTCAGGAATCGCAAATCGAGTCAGCCGAAAACACGAAGATCTGGCAGCCTTCCAATCTTAGACGCGCCGTTCTTCGCCCGATAGGATCGCGCTCAGGAACAGTCCGGCTGGATTGCTTCTCTGAGCCGGCTTTTGAAGATAGACGCGCACCGCCCGCATCACGTCCCGTCGTGAAATCTGGCCACGTAATCGGCCCTCCGCATCCAACACCGGCAAGCGGCGGCACGAAGCGTTCAAAAATGTTTGGGTGATCGTTAGTAAATCCGTTTCCTCGGTAATCGTTGGCGGATCCGAATCGATCAACGCGACAACGTCGGTGCTAGGCATTCCGTCATATGCCAGCGAGACCACAAACCGCATGCAAGATTTTTCGGAAAAGATACCCAAGAACTTGCCGTCTTCGTTCACCACCGGCGCACCGGAGATGTGGTTTCGCAACAAGACGTCGAGGGCTTCGATCGCGTCCATCGTCGGATGAAGCGTGATTAGATTTCGAACCATCATCTCGCGTGCTGTCGTCGTCGGCATGCAAGACGGGTCCATTGCTGGAAGATGAGAAGAGCCCATGGTTTTAGTCATGTTTGTACTCGCTGTAGCCTAGAAAACGAAAAGAGAAGCGGGTGGTAGACCGAAACACCTCTCGTGCACGGTTCCCATGACAGCCACTGTGTGCGAGTTGATGACACAAAGTCAAACAGATTCTCGAGCGTTTTTTGAGCGCTCGATCAACGCGGGCTCTTCACGTGAATTTGCCGCTTTTTTCACAACCGACCACTGACCTCGCTTTTTGCGAGCAAATCGGTCACAACATGGGAAGCCGTGGTCCAGTTCTGCGTTGTAGAATTGGTTTAAGTGAAAGTTGTCACGAACGGGCAAAAATCCGAGGAGAGTTAGAAATGTTCGGTCGCTGGGTGGAATTTGAATTCGATTGTTTGCCGCTACGAAGCCTAGGGCGGCTTGATGTCCCGCTGGACGCATCGCCCGCTTACGAAGCCTTCGTCCTGAAGGTCAAGGCGGCCTTGTCCAAGCACGGAGCTCACAATACGTACTTCCTGCACCACGCG harbors:
- a CDS encoding CBS domain-containing protein encodes the protein MTKTMGSSHLPAMDPSCMPTTTAREMMVRNLITLHPTMDAIEALDVLLRNHISGAPVVNEDGKFLGIFSEKSCMRFVVSLAYDGMPSTDVVALIDSDPPTITEETDLLTITQTFLNASCRRLPVLDAEGRLRGQISRRDVMRAVRVYLQKPAQRSNPAGLFLSAILSGEERRV